CTGGTTCTCGCTCAGCAGCTCGACGCCGATCAGGCGATCGCCGCTCCCCTCGACGAAGCCCATGGCGTATTTGCCGTTGCTGGGCACGTTGGTGAAGGCGTCCATCGAGTTGCGACGGACCATGCCTTGCTCGGTAGCAAACACGATGTTGAGCTTGGACCACTCGGCCTCGTTCTCGGGCAGGGCGAGGACGTTGGTGACCCGCTCTTCATCGCCAAGCGGCAAAAGGTTCACCATCGGGCGGCCCTTGGTCTGGGGGCTGCCTTCAGGCAACTTCCAGACCTTCATGCGATAAACGCGTCCGGTATTCGTGAAGAAAAGCACGGGGTTGTGCGTCGAAGTGACGAACATTTCGACGACGGCGTCTTCGTCCTTCGTTGCCATTCCCGAGCGCCCCTTGCCGCCGCGTGCCTGGGCGCGGAAGGCTTCGAGCGGCGTGCGCTTGATGTAGCCGCCATGGGTAACCGTGACGACCATCTCTTCGCGTTCGATGAGGTCTTCATCCTCGATCCCGTCCCAGGCGGGCGCGATCTCGCTGATGCGCGGCGTGGCATAAGTGGCGCGGATCTCGGAAAGCTCTTCGCGCATGACGCCATAAAGCTTCACCCGGTCAGCGAGGATGGAGAGATACTCTTCGATAGCAATCGAGAGCTCCTTGAGCTCGTCACCGATCTCGTCGCGTCCAAGCGCGGTCAGGCGATGCAGCCTGAGGTCGAGGATCGCCTTCACCTGGCGTTCGGAAAGGCGATAGGTACCGCCGTCCTGCTCATCGGACGGTTCGATCGCTTCGATCAGGGCGATATATTGCCCGATGTCACCGATCGGCCATTCCTTGGAGAGCAGTTTTCCGCGTGCTTCTGCGGGATTGGACGAGCCGCGGATCATCGCGACGATCTCGTCGAGATTGGAAACCGCAACCACGAGGCCGAGCAAAATGTGCGCCCGTTCGCGCGCTTTGTTCAGTTCGAACTTCGTGCGCCGTGTGATGACTTCTTCACGGAACGTGATGAATGCCTGGATGAACTCGCGCAGCGTGAGGACCTCCGGCCGCCCACCACGAATGGCGAGCATATTAGCCGGGAAGCTGGCCTGCGCGGGTGTGTATCGCCAGATCTGGTTGAGCACGACCTCGGGAGAGGCATCGCGCTTGAGATCGACAACCACGCGAACACCTTCGCGGTTCGATTCGTCGCGGATGTCCGAAATGCCCTCGATCCGCTTGTCCTTCGCGGCTTCCGCGATCTTCTCGACCAGCGAGTTCTTGCCGACCTGGTAGGGGATCGCAGTGAGGACGATCGACTGGCGGTCCTTGGCCTTCGTTTCGACCTCGTGGCGGGCACGCATCAGGATCGAGCCGCGACCGGTAGTATACGCGGCGCGTGCACCGCTTTTGCCGAGGATCAGCGGAGCGGTCGGGAAGTCCGGACCGGGAATGATCTCGAACAGCTCTTCGCTCGTGATGGCGGGGTTGTCCATATAGGCAAGGCAGCCGTCGATCACCTCACCCAGATTATGCGGCGGAATGTTCGTCGCCATACCGACCGCGATACCGCCGGCACCATTGACCAGCAGGTTCGGGAAGCGGGCGGGGAGGACGGTCGGTTCGCGCCGCGAACCGTCGTAGTTGTCGGTGAAGTCGACCGTGTCCTTGTCGAGATCGTCCAGGAGGGAATTGGCGACGCGCGCCAGCCTCGCCTCGGTGTAACGCATGGAAGCCGGCGGATCCGGATCCATCGAGCCGAAGTTACCCTGGCCATCGACCAGCGGCACCCTCAGCGACCAGTCCTGCGTCATGCGGGCCAGTGCATCGTAAATCGCGGCGTCGCCGTGAGGGTGATAGTTACCCATCACGTCACCGACAATCTTCGCGCTCTTGCGGTAAGGCCTGCCGGCGACGAAGCCGCCTTCCTGGCTGGCGAAGAGGATACGGCGATGAACCGGTTTCAGCCCGTCCCGAACGTCGGGCAGGGCGCGGCTGACGATCACGCTCATCGCGTAATCGAGATAGCTGGTCTTCATCTCATCGACGATGTCGATGCGGGCGTATTCGGGGCCCGGTGCCGGGCTTTCCATCAATTCGGTTTCGTCAGACAAAACGCTGTGTTTCCATGATCTGCGATAGAGGGATCAGTTCGAGCTGTCACTCTAGGGGAAGCGGCGGACTCATGCCAATTTTAAGGGGAGGGAGTGGGCTGATTCCGGCGCTTTTTCCACATATGTCTTGCTGCTGGTCGCACGGTGTTGCTGAATGCTGGGTCGGGGCGTCATTCAATGTCCGTTCAGCGCGAAAACCCTACAAGATTTGCAATGAGAGCGTATAACGGCCAATTGCCGCACCGTTGAGTGAATTCGGCGCCTCCGCGCTCATTCCCCCTATCCACTCTTGGGAGTTACATGATGATTTTCACCCGTCTTTCCAAGGCTTCGAGCACGTCTTCGGCGCTCGCCCTTGCCATGATCCTCGGCGCGACCGGGACAGCTGCGACCGTCGCGCTGGAGCAGCCGGCTTTCGCGCAGAAAAAGAAAAAGAAGGACGATAAGGCCGACGCGAAGAAGTATTCCGACGGATTTGTCGCAGTTTACCAGCCTCTCTCGGAGCAGGTGAATGGTGGCGCACCGGACTGGAATGCCATCGCGACCCAGCGCCCTGCAATCGTCGCTGCGGTGGAAACCGACGATGATCGCATGGTTGCCGGCAACCTGATCTACAGCATCGGTACCAACCTCGAAAATCGCGCCCTCCAGCAGGAAGGCGTGGAACTGATGCTTGCCAGCGGCAAGGTTGCACCGGAATCGCTCGGCCAGTACAATCTTCTTGCCGGCCAGCTCGCCTACAACGCGGACGAATTCGCAAAGGCGCGGACCTATCTGATGAAGGCTGTCGAGCTTGGCGCTACGCAGAGCCAGCCCGAGGGTCTGATCGCCGAATCCTACTTCACGGAAGAGAACTACAAGGCAGGCCTGGACTACCTCGCCACGTCGATCGCCGCTCGAGAAGCGGCCGGCGAAGAGGTCAACGAGCAGTGGGTCCGCCGCGGCCTGCAGATGGCGTACAACAACCAAATGAAGGCCGAGCTGAACCAGTTCGCTCAGCTTTTCATCAAGCATTTCCCGAACCAGCAGAACTGGGGCGAGGTCGTTGCGATCACCGCTTATGGCGGTGGCTGGCAGAACCCGGAAATCCTGGATCTCATGCGCCTGGCACGTGATGCCGATGCCCTGCGTGACGAACGCATGTACGCCGACTACATCGACAGCGCCGACTATCGCCGACTCCCCGGGGAAGTCGCCGCCGTCATCAACGAAGGCTACACCAAGGGCACCCTGAAGCGCACGGACAGCTATGTTTCGGAAATCTTCGGCATGGCCACCGACCGCGCTGCGACCGATCGCGCCGACCTCACGGGCCTCCTGACAGGTGCGCGTGGCGCTTCGGACCTTCGCACGGTCATGACGGGTGCAGACCTTGCGCTTAGCTATGGCGACTATGCGGCCGCAGAAGCGCTGTACACCAAGGCACTGGGCCTGGCGGGAGTTGATTCCAACCTCGCGAACACCCGCCTGGGTATTGCGCAGCTGGAACAGGGCAAGAGCGCCGAAGCACTTGCCAGCTTCAAGGCTGTCCAAGGCCAGCGTGCAGCCATCGCTCAGCTGTGGGCGATCTATGCCGAACAGCAGGGCGGCATGTAATCCTGCGATCTTCTGATTGAGGAGCGGCGCGGATCCCTACCGGGGTTCGCGCCGTTTTCCTGTCTAACGCAGGCGTTTGACCCAGACGGTATTGTCCCGGCGTTCGACCTTGAACTGCTCGATTGCTTCGAACAGGTCCGACAGTCGCTTGAATCCGTAATTGCGTACATCGAAGCTGGACCGGTTGCCTGCGATCTGGCCGACTTCCCCCATCTGGGCGAAGCCTTCGTCGTCACGCCGGGCCGCTTTCCATGCCGTACCGAGCAGTTCGACCAGTTCCTCGTCGATGCCGCCCTTGCTCTTCTTGCCGTTCTGTTTGGGCATATCAGGCTCGTCAGACGCGCCCTTTATCAGGGCGTCGATGTCGATGAAGCGCGTGCACGCGCTCTTGAAGGCATCGGGCGTCTTGTTCTTGCTGCCAAATCCATAGACGAGCAAGCCATCCTGCCTGAGGCGAGTTGCCAGCGGCGTGAAATCGCTATCG
This DNA window, taken from Qipengyuania seohaensis, encodes the following:
- a CDS encoding NYN domain-containing protein, encoding MPEKPLQNIALLIDADNTSPKGIDPVLTVMAELGQVNIKRAYGNFTKPNLSNWGPLSHKYGILPYQQFDMTAGKNATDMAMTIDAIDLLYQGKVDGFGIMSSDSDFTPLATRLRQDGLLVYGFGSKNKTPDAFKSACTRFIDIDALIKGASDEPDMPKQNGKKSKGGIDEELVELLGTAWKAARRDDEGFAQMGEVGQIAGNRSSFDVRNYGFKRLSDLFEAIEQFKVERRDNTVWVKRLR
- the gyrA gene encoding DNA gyrase subunit A, which encodes MSDETELMESPAPGPEYARIDIVDEMKTSYLDYAMSVIVSRALPDVRDGLKPVHRRILFASQEGGFVAGRPYRKSAKIVGDVMGNYHPHGDAAIYDALARMTQDWSLRVPLVDGQGNFGSMDPDPPASMRYTEARLARVANSLLDDLDKDTVDFTDNYDGSRREPTVLPARFPNLLVNGAGGIAVGMATNIPPHNLGEVIDGCLAYMDNPAITSEELFEIIPGPDFPTAPLILGKSGARAAYTTGRGSILMRARHEVETKAKDRQSIVLTAIPYQVGKNSLVEKIAEAAKDKRIEGISDIRDESNREGVRVVVDLKRDASPEVVLNQIWRYTPAQASFPANMLAIRGGRPEVLTLREFIQAFITFREEVITRRTKFELNKARERAHILLGLVVAVSNLDEIVAMIRGSSNPAEARGKLLSKEWPIGDIGQYIALIEAIEPSDEQDGGTYRLSERQVKAILDLRLHRLTALGRDEIGDELKELSIAIEEYLSILADRVKLYGVMREELSEIRATYATPRISEIAPAWDGIEDEDLIEREEMVVTVTHGGYIKRTPLEAFRAQARGGKGRSGMATKDEDAVVEMFVTSTHNPVLFFTNTGRVYRMKVWKLPEGSPQTKGRPMVNLLPLGDEERVTNVLALPENEAEWSKLNIVFATEQGMVRRNSMDAFTNVPSNGKYAMGFVEGSGDRLIGVELLSENQEVFLASDSGKAIRFAATDARETKSRTGIGVRGMTLKNDAKVVSMAVLDPLSADMETREAYLRAAHWKNNDAVHTLDADTVASMQDGEEFILTLTANGYGKISSAYEYRTIGRGGQGLTNIGTPDSNPERNGPVVGSFPVRHGAQLMLVTDQAKLIRLPIDFRHEIENGFEDHKGFSISGRGSSGVRIFDVAKGEKIVGAALIDETEEPENDAEQAIADEIADNAAKTTEPYTTAHSDKNIEGEPGG